A window of the Dickeya dianthicola NCPPB 453 genome harbors these coding sequences:
- a CDS encoding lysoplasmalogenase, with protein sequence MLWSFIAVFFSGWLYVDASYRGPVWQRWLFKPVTLLLMMLMVWQTPTLGIPGYLVVLGLAATLVGDALMQLSGERLRFALSAYLASHLLYTISFFAFRPSLGFFWPLPLTLIILSALLLALLWSRLKAERLTVTALVLVTAFMAWVAGEHYFALGNESNFSLLVGTLLLFAGHAIWLVNHFRVNFRAHQALVAIGYFGGHFLIVRSLYI encoded by the coding sequence ATGCTCTGGTCTTTCATTGCGGTATTTTTTTCCGGCTGGCTGTATGTCGATGCCAGTTACCGAGGTCCGGTCTGGCAGCGCTGGCTGTTTAAACCCGTTACCCTGCTGTTGATGATGCTGATGGTCTGGCAAACGCCGACGCTCGGCATCCCCGGTTATTTGGTGGTGTTGGGGCTGGCCGCCACCCTGGTCGGTGACGCGCTGATGCAGCTCTCCGGCGAGAGACTGCGGTTCGCACTGTCGGCCTATCTGGCGTCGCACCTGCTCTACACCATCAGCTTTTTCGCCTTCCGTCCATCGTTGGGGTTTTTCTGGCCGCTGCCGCTGACGCTGATTATTCTGTCGGCGTTGCTGCTGGCGCTACTGTGGTCCCGACTGAAAGCCGAGCGCCTGACGGTCACGGCGCTGGTGCTGGTGACCGCATTCATGGCGTGGGTGGCGGGGGAGCACTATTTTGCACTGGGCAATGAATCCAACTTCTCGCTGCTGGTGGGAACGCTGCTGTTATTTGCCGGTCACGCCATCTGGCTGGTGAACCACTTCCGCGTGAACTTCCGCGCCCATCAGGCGCTGGTCGCCATCGGTTACTTTGGCGGTCACTTCCTAATAGTGCGTTCGCTTTATATCTAG